From Mumia sp. ZJ1417:
CGTCCGGCGCCTCGGCCGTGCTGGTCGGGCTCGCCTACGTCGTGGGCGCGCCCCACGCTCCCGTGGACACCGTCCTGCCACCGGTCGACCGGTTCGTCGCGCAGTTCCGCGGCGAGGCCGATCCCGTCCAGCAGACTGTCCGCTCCTCCGCGACCGACCCCGGCACGGAGGTCTCCCTGGCGATCGCCCCGGGGCATGCGATCGCTCCGGCGAGCACCGATTCCGCCGAGGCGGTCTCGCTCCTCGAGCAGGCGCTGGGGTCCGCGGTCAGCGTCCGCCTCCTGGCCCACCGCTACGACCTGTCCGTCGCGCCGTCGGACGTGCCCGGGCGCACCGAGGTGGTCGTTGCTTCTGCCGGCCACCGCATCGCCTCGTACATCCTCGACGATGTCGAGGGGCGGCTCCAGCGGGTCGTGCGCTACGCGCAGTCGGCGCGCGACGACGCGGCGCTGCGCGCGATCTTGCCCGTCTCGCGAGAGACGGGCGTGCAGGCCGCCATGCCGGCGATCCCGGCGTCGGTGGACTCCGTCGTCGAGGATGCTTCCGACGCGCAGGCGTCCCGCGAGGCGGCTTCCGGCGAGAGCGCCGTCGACGGGACGCCGATGAGGGCGTCCCTCGCCGATCGGATTGATGCGGCCACGATCCACGAGCTCGCCTCGGTCGGGTGGCCGTGCCACGACCGGCTCGGCACCGCGCTCGAGCGCGTCTCCGCCCGCTGGGTCGATCTCGCCGGCGACAAGGCGATCGCTCTCACCTA
This genomic window contains:
- a CDS encoding zf-HC2 domain-containing protein, producing MAHLGDRVAAFVDGQLPPDEAERAQDHLAACEACREAVLAQRTLKRRMTGLGAAAPTPSTSLLSALSDPTRLAAAAPPSRLHLLFDHALLRASIAASGASAVLVGLAYVVGAPHAPVDTVLPPVDRFVAQFRGEADPVQQTVRSSATDPGTEVSLAIAPGHAIAPASTDSAEAVSLLEQALGSAVSVRLLAHRYDLSVAPSDVPGRTEVVVASAGHRIASYILDDVEGRLQRVVRYAQSARDDAALRAILPVSRETGVQAAMPAIPASVDSVVEDASDAQASREAASGESAVDGTPMRASLADRIDAATIHELASVGWPCHDRLGTALERVSARWVDLAGDKAIALTYTDGVSTLTVYEQNGALDDSATAGFQHRNVAGTSVWVRPGTPSVATWDSQGIVFTVVTDGPVDRLREAFDHLPQQPRRDGALDRVRTGLARLTSWVTPGESPTR